Proteins encoded by one window of Thermobaculum terrenum ATCC BAA-798:
- the rsmD gene encoding 16S rRNA (guanine(966)-N(2))-methyltransferase RsmD, with protein MRVTGGELRGVTLKSPRSLSTRPMTDRLRLALFSIIAPMEQPRGRVLDLYAGTGALGIEALSRGADFVDFVDQNSSACAVIRANLEQTKLVNRAKVHKRSVKSFLASYEGEPFDLIFMDPPYADADIEEVLSFISRKGMLSADGLLVLGHTSRRNFAERIGALELLIKRCHGDSCISIYTVAERDRNTD; from the coding sequence GGGGAGTAACTTTAAAGTCTCCGCGTAGCCTTAGTACCAGACCGATGACCGATCGCCTTAGGCTGGCTCTCTTTAGCATTATTGCTCCTATGGAACAGCCCAGAGGCAGAGTGCTAGATCTGTATGCGGGCACAGGTGCACTTGGAATAGAGGCTCTTTCGAGAGGGGCTGACTTTGTAGATTTCGTAGATCAAAACTCTTCAGCTTGCGCCGTTATAAGAGCTAATTTGGAACAAACTAAACTAGTAAATAGGGCCAAAGTACACAAGCGGTCAGTTAAATCCTTCTTAGCTTCATATGAGGGGGAACCATTCGATCTTATATTTATGGATCCGCCATATGCTGACGCCGATATTGAAGAGGTGTTATCATTTATATCTCGTAAAGGTATGCTATCAGCTGACGGTTTGCTTGTGCTAGGGCATACCTCAAGGAGGAACTTTGCTGAAAGAATAGGTGCATTGGAGCTACTGATAAAACGATGCCATGGCGATTCATGCATTAGCATCTATACAGTAGCGGAAAGAGATCGTAATACGGATTAA